GTCCGAATCGACAACCTCTTGCCGGCGGGCAAGAACATCGGCACGACGCACATCACCAACGGCTGCTACCGGCTGCACCCCGTCGAGTGGAGCATCGGCGAAGCGGTGGGAGCCCTCGCGGCGTTCGCCTCCGAGCGGCGGATCCCGCCGCGTGCCGTGCGTGCGGATGCGACGCTCCTCGAGGACTACCAGCGTCTGCTCGGCACCACCCTCGGGATCAGCCTCCGCTGGCCGGAGGAGGTGCGTACGCACCATTGGGTGCCCGAGCCTCCGAAGGCTCGGGTGTCCTGAGCCGCACAGACGCGGCGCGACCTCCCGGCAACGGTGCCGGGATGCCGGCGGCGACGAGGCCGTCGACGGATCGGAAAGGGAACCACCATGACACGATCTCCGTTGCTCATCCGCCGCGCGCGGGCCACGGCCGGCGCCATCGCCGCAGCGCTGCTCCTCGCGCTCGGCGCGCCTGCCGTCGCTTCCGCGACCGCACCGCCCCCGGGAGGCGGGGGAGAGGCATCCGCCGCAGCCGCGCCGCTTCCCGCGCTGCAGGTGCAGGGCAATCAGGTGCTCGACGCGACGGGGGCACCCGCGGACCTCCGCGGCGTCTCGGTGCTCGCGCCCGAGCAGAACGACCTCTGCGAGTACTGCAACATCAAGCCGACGTCGGAGCTCATCGACATCGCGAAGGCGTGGAACACGCGTGCGCTGCGACTGCCCGCGACCGAGATCGGCGCGACGACGGACCTCGCCGCGTACGACGCCGAGTACATCGCTCCGTACGTCGCCCAGGCCACCGACCTCGGGATGTACGTGATCGTCGATCTGCACCTCGTGCGCAACTACGGGGATGCCGCCGGGGCCGTCCCGCGCTCGACGGTCGAACGCTTCTGGGACTACATCGCGCCCCGGTACGGTGCGAACCCGAACGTGATCTTCGAGGTCTTCAACGAGCCGATCAACCCGGCGAACTGGAACACGTGGAAGGACTACATCCAGCCCGTCGTGGATGGCATCCGCGAAACCGCTCCCGACACGCTGCTGCTCATGGGGTCGCCGCAGTGGAGCACGATGCTGAACGGCGCCCTGACCAATCCGATCGACGACGACAACACGGCGTACGTCTACCACCTGTACCCGAACCAGGGCGCGCCGACGGCGGCGCTCCTCGACGGCAAGTTCGGCGACGCCGCCGAGCAACTTCCGGTCGTGATCACGGAGTTCGGCTGGAATCCGCCCGGCGAGTTCTCCGACTCGATCACCGCGGGCACGACGACGAACTGGGGCGTTCCGTTCCGCGCATACATGGACGCGCGACCGTGGATCAACTGGCAGGCCTGGATCCTCGACAACTTCTGGAAGCCGCAGATGTTCGACTACGACTGGAACGTCCTCGGCGGCGAGCACCAGGGGCAGTTCATCAAGGATTGGCTCGCGGGGGAGCCGAGCGTCTCACCGTGCGCGACGCACGAGGCGGTCGGCGCGGGCGTGACGGTCTCGTCCACCTACAGCGCGGCCTACGACGGGGGCAACCTCGTGGACGGCGACTGCTCCGACGCCGGCCGCTGGCTGTCGGCCGTCGGCGACGCGACGCCGACGGCGAGCGTGACCCTCGCGGCACCGGTCGACGTGACCTCCGTCGGGGTCTACAGCGGCTTCGGCGCCGGCACCGGCACGGTTCTCGTGGACTTCACCCTCGAGGTGCACACGGATGCCGGGTGGCAGCAGGCGGCATCCATCACCGGCAACACGCAGGCGGCCCGCGAGGTGCCGGTCGGGGTAGCGGGAGTCGACCAGGTGAGGCTGGTCGTCACGAACCCGTCGGCCTCGACGACCGAACCGAAGATCGCGCGCGTGTACGAACTCGCCGTCCACTCCGGCTGAGCGGGGGAAGCGCCCCGGCGGCGACCTATGTGGTGAGGTCGCCGTCGGGTCGTGACCCGGCGACGAGGGCGTGCAGCAGGTGCGCGAGGTTCTCGATGTCCTCGACGCGCCAGTCGCTGAGTGCGTCAAGGAGGGCGCCCTCCTGCGGGCCGCGGGCGTCCGCGAGACGTTCGCGGCCGTGCTCGGTCGCGGTCAGCAGGCTCGAACGGCCGTCGTGCGGATCGGGTGTCCGCTCGATGAGACCCATGTCGGTGAGCTCGCGGACGGTGCGGCTCAGCTGCCCCTTGTCGAGGATGAGCATCTCCGCCAGCGCGGACTGCGTGACCGGCTCGTGCCGCACGATCGTCGTGAACACCTTGTAGGCGCCGGGCAGCATGCCGGGACTCACCCGGTTGGCGTTCTCGGTGATCCGCCGCCGGAAGAGTGCGATCAGGTCGCTGAACTCGCCCTCGAGGGCGCGCACCGCAGCGGTGCGCGCCTCTCGATCGGACTGTGTCGACATCTCAGCCATGTTATCGGCGCGCCGGCGCCTCAGCCTCGACGTCGGACGTGCCGGAGGTGACGACCGGCACGGTTCCGGTGGCGGTCAGGGAATCCATGCCTGCGGGAACCGACACGGTGGCGAGGTCCGCCTCCGACGCGTTGCGACGCTCGGTGGTCGTCATCGTGCTCAGCGAACGGTTCGGCAGGAAGATGACCGCGATGATGCTGAGGATGCCGAAGGGCACCGCGATGAGGAATGCGGACGAGATGCCCTGCGCGTAGATGTCCTCGACGATCACGCGGAGCGGCTCGGGCATCGCCGACACCTTCGGCAGGGTGCCCGAGGTCAGCTGCTTCGCCCACGAGGCGCCTTCTGCGCCGAGTGAGCCGAGGACGGTCCCGATGCGTGCCTGCGCGTCGCCGAACAGGTCCGCGACTCGCGTGCCGAGGGCGGCGCCCATGAGCGAGACGCCGACGGTGCCGCCGAGGCTCCGGAAGAACGTGACACCCGAGCTGGCGACGCCGATCTCGCTCGGCTTGGCGCTGTTCTGGACCGCCAGCACGAGGTTCTGCATCGTCATCCCGACGCCTGCTCCGAGCAGGAACATGTAGACCGAGACGAGGAAGAAGTCGGTGTCGTAGTGGATCGTCGACAGGAGTGCTGCGCCCGCGGTGAGCAGCAGGCTTCCGACGACGAGGTACGGCTTCCAGTGCCCGTAGCGGGTGATGAGAGCGCCGACGCCGACGGACGAGAGCAGCAGGCCCGCGATCATCGGGATCGTCATCAGGCCGGCTTCGGTCGGGGTCGCGCCTCGCGCCATCTGCATGTACTGACCGAGGAAGACGGAAGCCCCGAACATGGCGATACCGGTGGCGATCGAGGCGATCACCGCGAGGGTGAACGTGCGGTCCCGGAAGAGGGTCAGCGGCACGAGGGGCTCCGCGGTGCGGAACTCGACGACGACGAAGAGCAGAGCGGCGAGGATCGCGCCGCCCACCATGAGCATGGTCTCCGTGCCCCACCAGTCGAAGCTGCGACCGGCGTTGGTGACCCAGATCAGCAGGAGCGACACCGCGGTCGAGAGGAGCACGATGCCGAGGTAGTCGATCTTCGCGCGACGTGTCGACGGGGCGGATGCCGGGATCGTCCGCTGCACCATGACCAGGGCGAGCACGGCGACGGGGAGCGAGACGAAGAAGTTCCAGCGCCATCCGAATCCGTCGGTGATGACACCACCGAGGAGCGGGCCGCCGACGGTGGCGACGGCCATGACGGCGCCGAACAGGCCCATGTAGCGCCCGCGCTCGCGGGGGCTGATGATGTCGGCCATGAGCACCTGGCTCAGTGCGGCGAGACCGCCGGCGCCGATGCCCTGCACGGCACGGAAGGCGATGAGGGTGGTCGTGTCCTGTGCGAAGCCGGCGGCGGCGGTGGCGAGGACGAAGATCACGAGGGCGATCTGGTACAGCGTCTTGCGACCCATCAGATCGGACAGCTTGCCCCAGATCGGGGTGGAGATCGCGGTGGTGAGGAGGGTGGCGGTGACGACCCAGGTGTACGCGCCCTGGTCGCCCTTCAGGTCGTGGATGATCACCGGGAGCGAGGTCGACACGACGGTCGAGGCGATCATCGACACGAACATGCCGAGGAGGAGGCCCGAGAGGGGGGCCAGCACCCGATTTCGGGTCGGAGCGGTGGTGGTCATGTACTTCTCCAGATGGTTGACGCACGTCAAATATTGAGTGAGGTCAACTATATGCAGATGTTTGATGCGTGTCAACTATCGGTGCTTCCGGCACGCGGGTGAACCCGGGCGCGACCCGGGGCGACGATGCGCGATTCAGTCGGCGAGAGCGAGCGCGCGGAAGATGTCGCGCTCGCGCAGCTGCTCGCGACGGCTGACCGGCGCGGCTTCTTCGCGCCGCGGAGGCGGGTTGCCGGTCGTCCGGTGGTAGAGCTCGTCGATCAGCGAGGTCGCGAGGCGGACCAGCGAGCCGATCTCGGTTTCGTCGCGGTCGATCCAGGCGCAGCGTGGTTCGTCGCGGAGCGGAACGAAGTCCTGGTGCTCTTCCCAGACGACGAGCGTCCGTTCGGCGCCGAGGACGTGCTGCTGCCACCACACCTGGCGCATGTAGGTCCGGGGGATCGACTTCCAGGTCTTGTTGGTCGTCTTGATCTCGGCGAGGATCACTCGGCCCGCGGCATCCACCATGATCCCGTCGGGGGTCGCGAGGTGACGCTTCTCGACCTCGGCATGGAACAGGGCCGACGACGGAAGGATGCCGTGGGTCGCCGCAACCCACGCGGCGATCTCGGGCTCGCGACGCCGGCCGTGGTCGGTGTAGGCGTTGCCGCTGAAGCCCGACCCGTTGAGCTTGGCTTCGGCCGCCCGGGCGATGGCCCGCTCGCTCGTGAGCGACGCGACATCCGTGGCGGTGATCCCCCGCGACCGCGCCCGCATCCACGCGACCCGGTCGCGGGAGTCCGCGACGATCCGGGCAGCGAGTTCGGGGGTCACCCGACGATCCTAAGTCGCCCCTCCCGCACGCCCGCCCCGACCCGCCGCGCGGCCACACCCCCGGTCTAAGCGCCCTGTCTCTCTTCCGGTCGTGATCATGTCCTCTCGTCGAGATCACCCGCTGCGCACGTGCGCGGGATGTGATCTCGACGAGAGGACATGATGTGGGCGGGCAGACGATTCCTCCCCAGCGTCGTCAACGGACCGCGAGGGCACGGGGTGTCGGCATCCCCTCATCAGAGCGGATGCCACCGGTGACCCTCGTGGCATGGAACGCCACATTTCGTACCCGCAGGCAGCTGCGCTCGTTGACTCGCGTTCGACTCTGCTGGACGCGGGGTGGACGTCTCGAGGCATCACGGAAGCGGTCGCGCACGGACATTTGATCCGGATCCAGCGCAACCGCTATGTCGCGGCCGTGGATACGTCGGACCTCTGGCCCGAGAGTCATCATCGTGTCGAAGTCGCCGCCGCTGTCGCAGAGATGCGAGGAGGTTCAGGCGTGGTCTCCTACGAGTCCGCCGCGGTCCTGTGGGACTTGCCGCTCTATCAGCGCCGGCCGGACGCGGTCCACATCAGCATGCCGGGCGATGCGCGAATGTCGAGTCGGTTGCGGGTGAGACGTCACGCCGACCGGCTGGTGGAGGCAGACATCGACGAGCTGCACGGCGTCCCCTGCACGAGCCTCGAACGCACGATCTGGGACGTCGCGCGTTCGCTTCCTCCTGAGGCGGCCGTCGCCGCGGTGGATGCTGCGCTCCGACAGATCGCGCTGAGTCCGAGACGCGGCGCGGCGCATGCTGAGCAGACGCGCCAGCGGGTGCTCGACCGATGCGCCACGGCTCGGGGCGTCCGTGGCATCCGGCAGGCCGCTCGTGTCGTCGCGTTCGCGGATCACCGAGCGGAGCTGCCGGGCGAGAGCGTCAGTCGGTTCAGGCTGCGTCAGCTCGGATTCGAGCGGGTTGATCTGCAGGTGCCCGTGCCGGGATCGGACGGCCGCGAGTTCCGCATCGATCTGGAGCTCGAGGATGTCGGCGTGTTCGTCGAGTTCGACGGCTCCGCGAAGTATCGCGACGAGGCGATGCGAAGCGGGCGCTCGCTCGATGACGTCCTTCTCGCTGAGAAGCATCGCGAAGACTGGATCAGAGGCGTCACCGGCAAGCGGCTCGTGCGCGTCGCCTCGGAGCACATCTCATCTCCCGCCGCGCTCCGTGCACGTCTCAGCGCCTTTGGCATCCCGATGCCTCGCTGACGATGCTCGTTACGCCGCGCGCAATCGCATGACGGCTGTCCACATCATGGCCTCTCGCCGACATCACACGTCCCGCGCGCCGAAAGCATGTGCATTCGGCGAGAGCACATGATGTGGACAAGCAGCCCCGGCGACCCCGCGGATGCCGGGATTTGGCGCGCCGGGCGGCGGCACGTACACTGGGGCACAAGCCAAAGACCGTCGGTTATCGGCGTGCGTCCGCGCACACGATCGAAGCTCTGCATCGCAGGGGCCCACGCAGGTGTACGACAGACTTCCGGGAAACCGGGCCCAAAGCTCCGTGCGCTTGCGCCGGAGCTTTTTTCATGCAGCCCGACCGTCGAGGTCGATGTCCCGCTGCCGCGGGACGTCTCGTACACATCAAGGAGTGACCATGGCGCAGAAGGATGCATCGGTCGCCGAGCTCACGAAGCACTTCGAGGACTCGAACGCCGTCTTGCTGACCGAGTACCGCGGTCTGACGGTTGCCCAGCTCAAGCAGCTGCGCAACGACATCCGTCAGGACGCGCAGTACGCCGTGGTGAAGAACACGCTGACCAAGATCGCCGCGAACAACGCGGGGATCACGGCTCTGGACGAGGACCTCAAGGGTCCCTCGGCCGTTGCTTTCGTGCACGGTGACTTCGTCGCCACTGCCAAGGCTCTTCGTGACTTCGCCAAGGCCAACCCGCTTCTGGTGATCAAGGGCGGCATCTTCGAGGGCAACGCCCTCACTGCCGACGAGGTCAACAAGTACGCCTCGCTCGAGAGCCGTGAGGTTCTGCTGGCGAAGGCTGCGGGCATGATGAAGGCGACGATGGGCAAGGCTGCCGCCACCATCGACGCGCTTCGCGAAAAGCTGGAGACCGCTGACGCCGCGTAAGCGACGAGCGAGCTCTTTTACACAAACCCCATCTATCTAGGAGATACATCATGGCGAAGCTTTCCACCGAGGAGCTGCTCGAGCAGTTCGCCGGCCTCACCCTCGTCGAGCTCAGCGAGTTCGTGAAGGCGTTCGAGGAGAAGTTCGACGTCACCGCTGCTGCCCCCGTCGCCGTTGCCGGTGCCGGCGGTGGCGCTGCTGCTGAAGAGGTTGAGGAGAAGGACTCCTTCGACGTCATCCTCGAGGCTGCCGGCGACAAGAAGATCCAGGTCATCAAGGTCGTCCGCGAGCTCACCTCGCTCGGCCTCGGCGAGGCCAAGGCCGTCGTCGACGGTGCTCCCAAGGCCGTGCTCGAGGGCGCGAACAAGGAAGCTGCCGACAAGGCCAAGGAGGCCCTCGAGGCCGCCGGCGCGACGGTCACCGTCAAGTAAGGCGAATCCCTTCACTGGAAGGCTCCGGATGCCGCGGCATCCGGAGCCTTCCGGCGTTAACGGCGGCGGCTCACACGTCGGAGGCGACGCGGGAGAGCCCGAAGTCCCGCACCGCCGCGGGGGTCGAACCCGAGGGCGCGGCGGTGGAGTTGCGGACCACGAGCCGCGGTCGGATCGAGACGGTGATCGGTTCCAGCGTCGGGTCCTCGAGGTGGCGTGTCAGCAGTTCGACGGCTGTCGCGCCCTGCTCTCGGGGAACCTGTCGGAGGGTCGTGAGCGCGAACATCTCGGCGTTCACGTGATCGTCGATGCCGACGACGCTGAGATCCGACGGGACGAGGATGCCGAGGCGACGCGCGGCGATGATGGCACCGATCGCGACCTCGTCGCACGCCCCGACGATCGCCGTGGGGCGGTTCGACGGGTCGCTGAGCAGATCGACGGCGGCCTCGTACCCCGCGGGCATAGACAGTTCGGCGGGCGTGCGCGTGATGTGCGGGGCGAGGCCCGACTCGCGCATCTCGCGCGCGTACCCCTCATAGCGCGCTGACTCCACGTGGGGCCAGTGCGACGCCGACGTGCCGCCGAGGAAGGCGATGCGGCGGTGTCCGAGCGAGACGAGATGGGATGTCGCCAGTGCTGACGCGTGGCTGTCGTCGAGGGCGACGAGACTCGTCCGGTCCTCGGTCCCGATGACGCTGACGACGGGGCGTCCGAGCGACAGCAAGGCTTCGAGTTCGCTGGCGGCGGGTTCGAGGCCGACGGCGATGACACCGTCGAAACGTTTACGCGCCAGGAACTCCGTGAACACCCGTTCGCGGCCCGCGCTCCCGGGTGTCGCGTCGTACAGCGTCAAGTCGAGCCCGCGGTCGAGGAGCGCGGTCTGAATGCCCTCCAGCACCTCGGCGAAGAACCATCGGTTCACGTGGGGGAGTACCACTCCCACGTTGCGGGTGCGGCCGGTGGCGAGGCTGACGGCGCTCGTCGAGGGGACGTATCCGAGACGCTGGGCGGCTTCGTGCACGCGCTGGCGGGTGTCGGAGG
This DNA window, taken from Microbacterium sp. MM2322, encodes the following:
- a CDS encoding cellulase family glycosylhydrolase — translated: MTRSPLLIRRARATAGAIAAALLLALGAPAVASATAPPPGGGGEASAAAAPLPALQVQGNQVLDATGAPADLRGVSVLAPEQNDLCEYCNIKPTSELIDIAKAWNTRALRLPATEIGATTDLAAYDAEYIAPYVAQATDLGMYVIVDLHLVRNYGDAAGAVPRSTVERFWDYIAPRYGANPNVIFEVFNEPINPANWNTWKDYIQPVVDGIRETAPDTLLLMGSPQWSTMLNGALTNPIDDDNTAYVYHLYPNQGAPTAALLDGKFGDAAEQLPVVITEFGWNPPGEFSDSITAGTTTNWGVPFRAYMDARPWINWQAWILDNFWKPQMFDYDWNVLGGEHQGQFIKDWLAGEPSVSPCATHEAVGAGVTVSSTYSAAYDGGNLVDGDCSDAGRWLSAVGDATPTASVTLAAPVDVTSVGVYSGFGAGTGTVLVDFTLEVHTDAGWQQAASITGNTQAAREVPVGVAGVDQVRLVVTNPSASTTEPKIARVYELAVHSG
- a CDS encoding MarR family transcriptional regulator gives rise to the protein MAEMSTQSDREARTAAVRALEGEFSDLIALFRRRITENANRVSPGMLPGAYKVFTTIVRHEPVTQSALAEMLILDKGQLSRTVRELTDMGLIERTPDPHDGRSSLLTATEHGRERLADARGPQEGALLDALSDWRVEDIENLAHLLHALVAGSRPDGDLTT
- a CDS encoding MDR family MFS transporter, with amino-acid sequence MTTTAPTRNRVLAPLSGLLLGMFVSMIASTVVSTSLPVIIHDLKGDQGAYTWVVTATLLTTAISTPIWGKLSDLMGRKTLYQIALVIFVLATAAAGFAQDTTTLIAFRAVQGIGAGGLAALSQVLMADIISPRERGRYMGLFGAVMAVATVGGPLLGGVITDGFGWRWNFFVSLPVAVLALVMVQRTIPASAPSTRRAKIDYLGIVLLSTAVSLLLIWVTNAGRSFDWWGTETMLMVGGAILAALLFVVVEFRTAEPLVPLTLFRDRTFTLAVIASIATGIAMFGASVFLGQYMQMARGATPTEAGLMTIPMIAGLLLSSVGVGALITRYGHWKPYLVVGSLLLTAGAALLSTIHYDTDFFLVSVYMFLLGAGVGMTMQNLVLAVQNSAKPSEIGVASSGVTFFRSLGGTVGVSLMGAALGTRVADLFGDAQARIGTVLGSLGAEGASWAKQLTSGTLPKVSAMPEPLRVIVEDIYAQGISSAFLIAVPFGILSIIAVIFLPNRSLSTMTTTERRNASEADLATVSVPAGMDSLTATGTVPVVTSGTSDVEAEAPARR
- a CDS encoding YqaJ viral recombinase family protein, with amino-acid sequence MTPELAARIVADSRDRVAWMRARSRGITATDVASLTSERAIARAAEAKLNGSGFSGNAYTDHGRRREPEIAAWVAATHGILPSSALFHAEVEKRHLATPDGIMVDAAGRVILAEIKTTNKTWKSIPRTYMRQVWWQQHVLGAERTLVVWEEHQDFVPLRDEPRCAWIDRDETEIGSLVRLATSLIDELYHRTTGNPPPRREEAAPVSRREQLRERDIFRALALAD
- the rplJ gene encoding 50S ribosomal protein L10 — encoded protein: MAQKDASVAELTKHFEDSNAVLLTEYRGLTVAQLKQLRNDIRQDAQYAVVKNTLTKIAANNAGITALDEDLKGPSAVAFVHGDFVATAKALRDFAKANPLLVIKGGIFEGNALTADEVNKYASLESREVLLAKAAGMMKATMGKAAATIDALREKLETADAA
- the rplL gene encoding 50S ribosomal protein L7/L12, giving the protein MAKLSTEELLEQFAGLTLVELSEFVKAFEEKFDVTAAAPVAVAGAGGGAAAEEVEEKDSFDVILEAAGDKKIQVIKVVRELTSLGLGEAKAVVDGAPKAVLEGANKEAADKAKEALEAAGATVTVK
- a CDS encoding LacI family DNA-binding transcriptional regulator, encoding MSTIADVAREAGVSKATASRALTGSPQVSSDTRQRVHEAAQRLGYVPSTSAVSLATGRTRNVGVVLPHVNRWFFAEVLEGIQTALLDRGLDLTLYDATPGSAGRERVFTEFLARKRFDGVIAVGLEPAASELEALLSLGRPVVSVIGTEDRTSLVALDDSHASALATSHLVSLGHRRIAFLGGTSASHWPHVESARYEGYAREMRESGLAPHITRTPAELSMPAGYEAAVDLLSDPSNRPTAIVGACDEVAIGAIIAARRLGILVPSDLSVVGIDDHVNAEMFALTTLRQVPREQGATAVELLTRHLEDPTLEPITVSIRPRLVVRNSTAAPSGSTPAAVRDFGLSRVASDV